In one window of Myotis daubentonii chromosome 13, mMyoDau2.1, whole genome shotgun sequence DNA:
- the SPMIP5 gene encoding uncharacterized protein C10orf82 homolog — protein sequence MDSPQVFMRQLPVTPGYSGFVPYLSCEGTSSEDHMSRCLQAFREKTQRYKDQQKEFCRAVATAPKLKPICREETVLRALHQYWQEHHPLLLEYRHLRKPLGEPPIPGWAGYLPRARVTELGCATRYSVMAKNCYRDFMDLLERSERAHLKPYEEIFGGRSTQPPPAPPPKVLQHEWLPKYPDSSGPDSSCPGLGMPLTEHPRPSGTCGWAQRPNQWCNRKLYLEPLSSAKSHLGEPPRESGL from the exons GCTACAGCG gCTTCGTCCCCTACCTGAGCTGCGAGGGCACCTCCAGCGAGGACCACATGTCCCGCTGCCTGCAGGCCTTCCGGGAGAAAACACAGCGCTACAAGGACCAGCAGAAGGAGTTCTGCCGCGCGGTGGCCACGGCCCCCAAACTGAAGCCCATCTGCCGGGAGGAGACGGTCCTGCGGGCGCTGCACCAGTACTGGCAGGAGCACCACCCCTTGCTGCTGG AATACCGACACCTGAGGAAGCCGCTGGGGGAGCCCCCGATCCCCGGCTGGGCGGGCTACCTGCCCAGAGCCAGGGTCACCGAGCTGGGCTGCGCCACCCGGTACTCGGTCATGGCCAAGAACTGCTACCGAGACTTCATGGACCTCCTGGAGCGGTCCGAGAGAGCGCACCTGAAGCCCTATGAGGA GATCTTCGGAGGGAGGTCCACGcagcctcctcctgctcctcctccaaaAGTTTTGCAGCACGAATGGCTGCCGAAATACCCGGACTCTTCCGGACCAG ACAGCAGCTGTCCTGGCCTTGGAATGCCCCTGACCGAGCACCCCCGGCCTTCGGGGACCTGTGGCTGGGCTCAGAGACCAAATCAGTGGTGCAACAGGAAGCTCTATCTGGAGCCACTGTCCTCAGCCAAGAGCCACCTCGGAGAGCCGCCCAGGGAGAGTGGACTCTAG